One window of the Oncorhynchus clarkii lewisi isolate Uvic-CL-2024 chromosome 19, UVic_Ocla_1.0, whole genome shotgun sequence genome contains the following:
- the LOC139374541 gene encoding trichohyalin-like → MEDQRPRLAWNNKPIETGREREREREREREREMESERKAELERQEMKKKVEQAEETIKVLEREIERLKEIEKEITFERERDVRIAENEKVKLVNEKVKELEREVDRLKEDMTTKEIQYKIKFERVKEAFRRQNERVKQVNQNVLVLDREVVRMKEEIRLKDETEPERTFDRDRERENDWRRSEEEMKNRVEREMEMETDLINDKKTSELEEVCKKIKEQQIELENMETDKYKWKQNQMDMEEKMEGEHNKQKEVERKRMEKILKQRQEEDEKKKEMEREEEEERLKQKNIEMEEEEREREKERQREIKRKRMEKRQKIMLREEERQREIEREIEEERCKQKQIEMEEIEREKEKERQKMEEEEREREKERQSEIKRKRMENRQKIMEREEERQSEIKREIEEERCKQKQIEMEEEEREEERQREMGEKERQQQQEERQKQKEKEKEREKDNENQREMELRDQQQKEIEREKMIMREREEAGRRKEGQKNILGEVEGQNELEIEQEREMEEKQEVIKEAEEEYREREERGKEVSMKKHVVVNVKAKAREVFNRRKERRLEVLKGEREHIERGQQIRREKEERRLEMERKQERARQQEEQDRKQEIEIARQKEMLRLREEERQREDEREEQRKRAIEGHLALISERENIIQAKKREEMVEEERRKILEYKRGELEEEEKEDDKEDILPPDNSIRRRAVGWVNKKWEKRNLKKIERTCQREAEEGHKIVHIVIPGPIRLTMTRAEREREKRKELLKAEERRKKMEDFNKQWRERSLLKKQTHQQLKEERERMKENYLEQMNLEADAQINTRCLTTQHSHDYNHGQELPGWATGQQVSQDPTGSADGHQERPRRQQAWAENQEGSSENQQEGPENQQEGPDSQQLDAPEEVETSEPTSKNKKKPSIWKKIRMR, encoded by the exons ATGGAGGATCAGCGACCAAGACTGGCCTGGAACAACAAACCTattgagacaggaagagagagggaaagagagagggaaagagagagagaaagggagatggaaaGTGAGAGAAAAGCAGAATTGGAAAGACAAGAAATGAAGAAGAAAGTGGAACAGGCAGAAGAAACGATAAAAGTGTTAGAacgagagattgagagattgaaagagattgAGAAGGAAATCACatttgaaagagaaagagacgtGCGTATTGCAGAGAATGAGAAAGTCAAACTGGTTAACGAAAAGGtaaaagagttagagagagaggttgacagaCTGAAAGAAGATATGACAACAAAAGAGATTCAATACAAAATCAAATTTGAAAGAGTGAAAGAAGCGTTTagaagacagaatgagagagtgaaACAGGTTAACCAAAATGTACTAGTgttagacagagaggttgtgAGAATGAAAGAAGAGATTAGATTGAAAGACGAGACTGAACCAGAGAGAACatttgatagagacagagagagagaaaatgattggagacgaagtgaagaggagatgaaaaatagagtggagagagagatggagatggagacagacCTCATCAATGACAAAAAGACGTCTGAATTGGAGGAAGTCTGCAAGAAAATCAAGGAACAGCAGATAGAATTAGAAAATATGGAAACAGACAAATATAAATGGAAACAGAACCAAATGGAcatggaggagaagatggagggtgaacacaacaaacagaaagaggtagaaagaaagagaatggagaaaatactaaaacagagacaagaagaagatgagaagaagaaggagatggagagagaagaagaagaggagagactcAAACAGAAGAacatagagatggaagaggaagaacgagaaagggagaaagagagacagagggagatcaaaaggaagagaatggagaagagacagaaaattatgttaagagaagaagagagacagagagagattgaaagagagattgaagaagaaagatgtaaacagaagcaaatagagatggaagagatagaacgagaaaaggagaaagagagacaga agatggaagaggaagaaagagaaagggagaaagagagacagagcgagatcaaaaggaagagaatggagaatagacagaaaattatggaaagagaagaagagagacagagtgagattaaaagagagattgaagaagaaagatgtaaacagaagcaaatagagatggaagaggaagaaagagaagaagagagacagagagagatgggtgagaaagagagacaacaacaacaagaggagagacagaaacaaaaggagaaggagaaagaaagggagaaagacaatgagaatcagagagagatggaattaaGAGATCAGCAacagaaagagattgagagagaaaagATGAttatgagagaaagggaggaagcaggaagaagaaaggaggggcagaaaaatattttgggggaaGTTGAGGGACAGAATGAACTGgagatagaacaggagagagagatggaagaaaagcaggaagtgattaaggaagcagaggaagagtacagggaaagagaagagagaggaaaggaagtaaGCATGAAGAAACATGTAGTAGTTAATGTTAAAGCAAAAGCACGGGAAGTCTTCAATAGGCGTAAAGAGAGGAGGTTAGAAGTGTTGAAGGGGGAACGAGAACACATAGAAAGAGGACAACAaatcaggagggagaaggaggaaagaCGGCTGGAGATggaaagaaaacaggagagggcAAGACAACAAGAGGAGCAGGATAGAAAACAAGAGATTGAAATTGCTAGACAGAAAGAAATGTTGAGactaagagaggaggagaggcagagagaggatgagagagaggagcagagaaagagagccaTTGAAGGCCATTTAGCTTTAATCAGCGAGAGAGAAAATATAATACAGGCAAAAAAAAGAGAGGAGATGGTGGAAGAGGAAAGAAGGAAGATCCTTGAGTACAAGAGGGGtgagttagaggaggaggagaaggaagatgaCAAGGAGGACATTCTCCCACCTGATAATAGTATCCGAAGGAGAGCTGTGGGCTGGGTGAACAAGAAGTGGGAGAAGAGGAACCTCAAAAAGATAGAGAGAACCTGTCAGAGAGAAGCTGAGGAGGGCCATAAGATCGTCCACATAG TCATCCCTGGACCCATAAGGCTAACCATGAcccgggcagagagagagagggagaagaggaaggagctGCTGAAggctgaggagagaaggaagaagatGGAGGATTTCAATAAGCAGTGGAGAGAGCGGTCCCTGCTTAAAAAACAGACTCATCAacaactgaaggaggagagggagaggatgaaggaaAACTACCTGGAGCAGATGAATCTGGAGGCTGATGCTCAAATCAACACCCGGTGTCTAACCACCCAACACAGCCATGATTACAACCATGGTCAGGAGTTGCCCGGATGGGCCACAGGCCAGCAGGTAAGCCAAGATCCCACTGGATCTGCAGATGGCCACCAGGAAAGGCCAAGGAGGCAACAGGCATGGGCAGAGAACCAGGAGGGGAGTTCAGAGAACCAGCAGGAGGGGCCAGAGAACCAACAGGAGGGGCCAGACAGCCAGCAGCTAGATGCTCCAGAAGAGGTTGAAACATCAGAGCCAACCTCCAAGAACAAGAAAAAGCCAAGCATCTGGAAGAAAATTAGGATGAGGTAA